In the Nitrospirota bacterium genome, one interval contains:
- a CDS encoding antitoxin family protein: MKVIHEDSVLRPLEKINLKEHQQIEILIEEMESLTKKSQGIVKATSDVIEEVVLNPDTL; this comes from the coding sequence TTGAAGGTAATACATGAAGATAGTGTACTAAGACCGCTGGAAAAGATTAACCTGAAAGAACACCAACAAATTGAAATATTAATTGAAGAAATGGAAAGTCTGACAAAGAAGAGTCAGGGTATTGTTAAAGCTACATCTGATGTTATTGAAGAAGTGGTGCTTAATCCTGATACCTTATGA